In the Diprion similis isolate iyDipSimi1 chromosome 2, iyDipSimi1.1, whole genome shotgun sequence genome, one interval contains:
- the LOC124415925 gene encoding uncharacterized protein LOC124415925 — protein MFETGRRSATSTSELGLYSDRSDHYHRNRYGIGVRKYVIGIMVVLAIILVSFLFYDFTSGATMPNQEAKETKHIYILQNALKRPVTPYRKTTTTVSTPVHDSSKTDLLKMEDRSDLNYEREDVTGDSEELKDQIASETRSIAFTKPDTEFRSQNLDNFNLRQKLLSMDQDESVEKVQGKQLFDNHAMLYRLRRRYKHPASDEDVSFEESRPAPFHFEYKTPVPTSFKRSKYPQLSQYRYPHNSNNIQDIIKYLTKDSEKPSRGIKFSGVYVNPKKLEFYPEVGEMMANSDKSEEENLSPFAHGFSADPFYQYKPKNPSDVNLLATSNVRFPPSAFHRHGLSYYDQYYQRPPININAQSSSSSESQYDNYGSRSTVAFGKKRKPQPFSVMLDIYPIPDSTDPSRKSARPRSGPNYNHQNQASHEEYDTRRPLPHNKGLTYSHFVPPPQPISLVAVPGSQGPQDDEERQQMIFHLNLYPKRRNKINRNDIIPRSQRTDQRSEDSVEESVPPPFDIIAKHLTDHSAIQASKFEETQPSDNADASSIVNRYEERVLDRGKKEEESSSHRGGGAKKVGNTRSIPANHRPDFTIESIAEKFLNTSNENVENTSTETCETFKNLEPTNEESKDGETEETVISKDIDTAEGFQNFADGLLATD, from the exons ATGTTCGAAACTGGTCGACGATCTGCAACAAGTACGTCTGAACTAGGGCTCTATTCTGATCGGAGTGATCATTATCATAGAAATCGCTACGGTATCGGTGTCCGAAAATACGTCATCGGTATAATGGTGGTCCTAGCCATCATTCTG GTCTCATTCCTCTTTTACGACTTCACATCGGGAGCAACGATGCCCAACCAGGAAGCTAAGGAGACGAAACATATTTACATACTGCAAAATGCTCTAAAAAGGCCTGTAACTCCATACAGGAAAACCACTACCACCGTTAGTACACCTGTTCACGATAGTAGCAAGACGGATTTATTGAAGATGGAAGATCGGTCAGATCTTAATTACGAGCGCGAAGATGTTACGGGTGATTCCGAAGAACTAAAAGATCAGATTGCCTCTGAAACGCGTTCCATAGCATTCACCAAACCGGATACAGAATTTCGAAGTCAAAACTTGGATAATTTTAATCTAAGGCAGAAGCTATTATCGATGGATCAAGATGAAAGTGTGGAGAAAGTCCAAGGGAAACAATTGTTCGACAATCACGCGATGCTTTATCGACTGAGACGAAGGT ACAAACATCCGGCTTCTGACGAAGACGTCAGCTTCGAAGAATCACGACCGGCGCCGTTTCACTTCGAGTACAAAACTCCGGTTCCAACCTCTTTTAAACGGTCTAAATACCCACAGCTCTCGCAGTATCGATATCCTCACAACTCGAACAACATCCAGGACATCATAAAGTACCTGACCAAAGACAGTGAGAAACCGAGTCGAggaatcaaattttcaggggTCTACGTCAACccgaaaaaattggaattctATCCTGAGGTTGGCGAAATGATGGCAAACAGTGATAAATCTGAGGAAGAAAATCTCTCTCCGTTCGCCCACGGCTTTAGTGCAGATCCGTTCTATCAGTACAAACCAAAAAATCCATCTGACGTGAACCTGTTGGCCACGTCCAATGTCAG ATTTCCACCATCGGCTTTTCACAGACACGGCTTGAGCTACTATGACCAATACTACCAGAGACCACCGATAAACATAAATGCCCAATCGTCCTCTTCTTCCGAGTCGCAGTACGATAACTACGGCTCGCGGTCAACGGTGGCCTTTGGCAAAAAACGAAAGCCACAGCCATTCAGCGTAATGCTCGACATTTATCCTATCCCGGATTCTACTGATCCTAGCCGTAAATCGGCGAGGCCAAGGTCTGGGCCAAATTACAACCATCAGAATCAGGCTTCACATGAAGAGTACGACACCAGGCGACCTCTTCCGCATAACAAGGGATTGACGTATTCTCACTTCGTTCCACCCCCGCAGCCAATTTCCTTGGTCGCGGTTCCTGGTTCGCAAGGCCCTCAGGATGACGAGGAGCGCCAGCAGATGATATTCCATTTGAATCTGTACCCCAAACgacgtaataaaataaacag GAATGACATAATCCCAAGATCTCAACGTACGGATCAAAGGAGCGAGGATTCCGTCGAGGAAAGCGTACCCCCGCCGTTTGACATCATTGCGAAACATTTGACCGATCACTCGGCAATTCAAGCATCTAAATTTGAGGAGACTCAGCCTTCTGACAACGCTGATGCTTCTTCGATAGTTAATCGATACGAAGAAAGGGTTTTAGACagagggaaaaaagaagaagaaagttcATCTCACCGAGGAGGAGGTgcgaaaaaagttggaaataCGAGATCGATTCCTGCCAATCATAGACCAGACTTTACGATTGAGAGTATTgctgaaaaattcttaaacaCGTCGAATGAAAACGTCGAGAACACATCGACGGAAACATGTGAAACTTTCAAGAACTTAGAGCCCACTAACGAAGAGTCAAAAGATGGTGAAACTGAAGAAACTGTAATATCCAAGGACATTGATACTGCGgaaggatttcaaaattttgcagatGGCCTCTTAGCCACGGATTGA